In a genomic window of Syngnathus typhle isolate RoL2023-S1 ecotype Sweden linkage group LG4, RoL_Styp_1.0, whole genome shotgun sequence:
- the LOC133153090 gene encoding proline-serine-threonine phosphatase-interacting protein 1-like isoform X1 has protein sequence MTRLMFRDAFWGSDFTCHAGYEALMQRLRDGRQTCKDVEELLRMRASAEEKYGRELVSIARKAGGHAEISTLKDSFEQLKTQMENVGHFHIQLSDAMKEEVKKVEAFRERQKEQKKKFESIMEKVQKKKVSLFRKTMESKKNYEARCKEADEAEQTSEKTAHAAKNGDKARHRAKQCRQAVSEAETLYLTNIDQLENVRQDWEETHRSTCEVFQQMEADRIHLLRCTLWDHCNHISMQCVKDDEFCEEVRKHLEHCDITTDINCFIEMKKTGWHPPGPIVFESYYQKETRSGDGNGLGHFTGGREDHMRRTSDPLLEASVKTNVVSRHSTVPSSGEDGSYASLLGLQQPIADEDSYIALYNYNAQVEDDLTVQRGDVVQVLERGEDGWWTVERNGQVGIVPGNYLGKI, from the exons ATGACACGTTTAATGTTTAGAGATGCTTTTTGG GGCTCCGATTTTACCTGCCACGCTGGCTACGAAGCTTTGATGCAACGCCTGCGAGACGGAAGACAAACGTGCAAAGATGTGGAAGAGCTCTTAAGGATGAG GGCGTCAGCAGAAGAAAAGTACGGGCGGGAATTGGTGAGCATCGCCCGCAAAGCTGGAGGACACGCAGAGATCAG CACGCTAAAAGATTCCTTTGAGCAACTAAAAACAC AAATGGAGAACGTGGGACACTTTCACATCCAACTGTCGGATGCAATGAAAGAGGAGGTGAAAAAGGTGGAGGCCTTCCGAGAGCGGCAgaaagagcagaaaaaaaaa TTTGAAAGCATCATGGAGAAAGTTCAGAAGAAGAAAGTGTCCTTGTTCAGGAAAACTATGGAG TCAAAGAAAAACTACGAGGCAAGATGCAAGGAAGCGGACGAGGCAGAACAGACGTCAGAGAAGACTGCCCATGCAGCCAAAAATGGCGACAAG GCACGCCACAGGGCCAAGCAATGCAGACAGGCAGTGAGTGAAGCAG AGACCTTATACTTGACCAACATCGACCAGCTGGAAAATGTTCGCCAGGACTGGGAGGAAACACACAGAAGCACGTGCGAG GTGTTCCAGCAAATGGAGGCTGATCGCATCCACTTGCTCAGGTGCACCCTGTGGGACCACTGCAATCACATCTCCATGCAATGTGTCAAAGATGACGAG TTCTGTGAGGAGGTAAGGAAGCACCTGGAGCACTGTGACATCACCACCGACATCAACTGCTTCATTGAGATGAAAAAGACGGGTTGGCATCCTCCAG GTCCCATCGTCTTTGAAAGCTATTATCAGAAGGAGACCAGATCTGGGGATGGAAACGGCCTAGGACACTTCACGGGGGGCAGAGAAGATCACATGAGGAGGACCTCGGATCCTCTCCTGGAAGCTTCTGTGAAGACCAATGTTGTCAGTCGCCATTCAacagtgccctctagtggagaAG ATGGGTCGTATGCATCCCTGCTGGGTCTCCAGCAGCCAATAGCGGACGAAGATTCCTACATTGCGCTTTACAACTACAATGCACAG GTGGAAGATGATTTGACAGTTCAAAGAGGTGATGTGGTTCAGGTCTTGGAGCGCGGTGAGGACGGTTGGTGGACCGTGGAGAGAAACGGCCAGGTGGGAATCGTGCCTGGGAACTATTTGGGAAAAATCTGA
- the LOC133153090 gene encoding proline-serine-threonine phosphatase-interacting protein 1-like isoform X2, translating into MTRLMFRDAFWGSDFTCHAGYEALMQRLRDGRQTCKDVEELLRMRASAEEKYGRELVSIARKAGGHAEISTLKDSFEQLKTQMENVGHFHIQLSDAMKEEVKKVEAFRERQKEQKKKFESIMEKVQKKKVSLFRKTMESKKNYEARCKEADEAEQTSEKTAHAAKNGDKARHRAKQCRQAVSEAETLYLTNIDQLENVRQDWEETHRSTCEFCEEVRKHLEHCDITTDINCFIEMKKTGWHPPGPIVFESYYQKETRSGDGNGLGHFTGGREDHMRRTSDPLLEASVKTNVVSRHSTVPSSGEDGSYASLLGLQQPIADEDSYIALYNYNAQVEDDLTVQRGDVVQVLERGEDGWWTVERNGQVGIVPGNYLGKI; encoded by the exons ATGACACGTTTAATGTTTAGAGATGCTTTTTGG GGCTCCGATTTTACCTGCCACGCTGGCTACGAAGCTTTGATGCAACGCCTGCGAGACGGAAGACAAACGTGCAAAGATGTGGAAGAGCTCTTAAGGATGAG GGCGTCAGCAGAAGAAAAGTACGGGCGGGAATTGGTGAGCATCGCCCGCAAAGCTGGAGGACACGCAGAGATCAG CACGCTAAAAGATTCCTTTGAGCAACTAAAAACAC AAATGGAGAACGTGGGACACTTTCACATCCAACTGTCGGATGCAATGAAAGAGGAGGTGAAAAAGGTGGAGGCCTTCCGAGAGCGGCAgaaagagcagaaaaaaaaa TTTGAAAGCATCATGGAGAAAGTTCAGAAGAAGAAAGTGTCCTTGTTCAGGAAAACTATGGAG TCAAAGAAAAACTACGAGGCAAGATGCAAGGAAGCGGACGAGGCAGAACAGACGTCAGAGAAGACTGCCCATGCAGCCAAAAATGGCGACAAG GCACGCCACAGGGCCAAGCAATGCAGACAGGCAGTGAGTGAAGCAG AGACCTTATACTTGACCAACATCGACCAGCTGGAAAATGTTCGCCAGGACTGGGAGGAAACACACAGAAGCACGTGCGAG TTCTGTGAGGAGGTAAGGAAGCACCTGGAGCACTGTGACATCACCACCGACATCAACTGCTTCATTGAGATGAAAAAGACGGGTTGGCATCCTCCAG GTCCCATCGTCTTTGAAAGCTATTATCAGAAGGAGACCAGATCTGGGGATGGAAACGGCCTAGGACACTTCACGGGGGGCAGAGAAGATCACATGAGGAGGACCTCGGATCCTCTCCTGGAAGCTTCTGTGAAGACCAATGTTGTCAGTCGCCATTCAacagtgccctctagtggagaAG ATGGGTCGTATGCATCCCTGCTGGGTCTCCAGCAGCCAATAGCGGACGAAGATTCCTACATTGCGCTTTACAACTACAATGCACAG GTGGAAGATGATTTGACAGTTCAAAGAGGTGATGTGGTTCAGGTCTTGGAGCGCGGTGAGGACGGTTGGTGGACCGTGGAGAGAAACGGCCAGGTGGGAATCGTGCCTGGGAACTATTTGGGAAAAATCTGA
- the LOC133153091 gene encoding tetraspanin-3 → MGQCGITSSKTVLVFLNLIFWAAAGILCYIGAYVFITYDDYDHFFEDVYTLIPAIVIIAVGTLLFVIGLIGCCATIRESSCGLATFAAILLLVFVTECVVVVLGYIYRAKVEDEVNHSIQKVYNEYNGTNTDAPSRAIDYVQRQLHCCGIHNYSDWRNTRWFKESKNNSVPVSCCQPNISNCTGTLTRPADLYQEGCEALVVKKLKEIMMYVIWAALTFASIQMLGMLCACVVLCRRSHDPAYELLVTTNSYA, encoded by the exons ATGGGACAGTGCGGGATCACGTCATCGAAAACCGTCCTGGTTTTCCTCAATCTCATATTTTGG GCGGCGGCAGGCATTTTATGCTACATCGGCGCCTACGTGTTCATCACCTACGACGACTACGACCACTTCTTTGAAGATGTGTACACTCTGATCCCGGCAATCGTCATCATCGCCGTGGGCACTCTCCTCTTTGTCATCGGTCTGATCGGCTGCTGTGCCACCATACGCGAGAGCTCCTGCGGCCTGGCCACC tttgctgccatcttgctgCTGGTGTTTGTGACAgagtgtgtggtggtggtgctcGGCTACATCTATAGAGCAAAA GTGGAAGACGAGGTGAACCACTCCATCCAGAAGGTATACAACGAGTATAACGGCACCAACACGGACGCGCCTAGTCGTGCCATCGACTATGTGCAGAGACAG CTTCACTGCTGTGGTATCCACAACTACTCGGACTGGAGGAACACTCGCTGGTTCAAAGAGTCGAAAAACAACAGCGTCCCTGTCAGCTGCTGCCAACCCAACATCAGCAACTGTACCGGCACTCTCACCCGGCCGGCGGACCTCTACCAAGAG gGTTGTGAAGCTCTGgttgtgaagaagttgaaggaGATCATGATGTATGTCATTTGGGCTGCGCTAACTTTTGCATCCATACAG ATGCTGGGCATGCTGTGCGCTTGCGTGGTGCTCTGCAGGCGTAGTCACGACCCGGCGTACGAGCTGCTGGTCACCACCAACAGCTACGCTTGA
- the nmbb gene encoding neuromedin Bb isoform X1 — translation MWLIVSKPVRDPGNINVLLRECVNYGFQSSAYFPTLLPSNTHVIFNEICVHRFDNMSQWLSVHRSCSPWPNVTMLPPLCKSSPSQAVSFDLTELRNKVAKIKVNPRGNLWATGHFMGKKSVMETPLLSSTEERGVGPSDDTQGRSSLSELFQHFLRVAMQAQVDSQESRLKTLDSEMLNRILEIYTQRK, via the exons ATGTGGCTCATTGTGTCAAAGCCAGTCAGGGACCCTGGCAACATCAATGTTTTGCTTCGGGAATGTGTTAATTATGGTTTTCAGTCATCTGCATATTTTCCTACTCTACTGCCTTCCAACACGCACGTCATCTTCAATGAGATCTGCGTCCATAGGTTTGACAACATGAGTCAGTGGTTGTCTGTGCACCGCTCCTGCTCACCTTGGCCGAACGTAACAATGCTCCCACCCCTCTGCAAGTCCTCACCTTCACAAG CGGTCAGCTTCGATCTCACTGAGCTGAGGAATAAAGTGGCCAAAATTAAAGTGAATCCCAGAGGGAACCTTTGGGCAACAG GGCACTTCATGGGCAAGAAGAGTGTGATGGAAACCCCGCTGCTGTCTTCCACCGAGGAACGGGGTGTGGGACCCTCGGACGACACCCAGGGGCGCAGCAGCCTCAGCGAGCTTTTCCAGCACTTCCTGCGGGTGGCCATGCAAGCGCAGGTGGACTCACAAGAGAGCCGCTTAAAAACTCTG GATTCAGAGATGCTGAATCGGATTTTGGAGATCTACACACAAAGAAAGTGA
- the nmbb gene encoding neuromedin Bb isoform X2 translates to MCTMKGLTVNNVCWCGFLTYLVFSLAPASTAVSFDLTELRNKVAKIKVNPRGNLWATGHFMGKKSVMETPLLSSTEERGVGPSDDTQGRSSLSELFQHFLRVAMQAQVDSQESRLKTLDSEMLNRILEIYTQRK, encoded by the exons ATGTGCACTATGAAGGGTTTGACAGTGAACAACGTGTGCTGGTGTGGCTTCTTGACTTATCTTGTCTTCTCTCTCGCTCCTGCCAGCACAGCGGTCAGCTTCGATCTCACTGAGCTGAGGAATAAAGTGGCCAAAATTAAAGTGAATCCCAGAGGGAACCTTTGGGCAACAG GGCACTTCATGGGCAAGAAGAGTGTGATGGAAACCCCGCTGCTGTCTTCCACCGAGGAACGGGGTGTGGGACCCTCGGACGACACCCAGGGGCGCAGCAGCCTCAGCGAGCTTTTCCAGCACTTCCTGCGGGTGGCCATGCAAGCGCAGGTGGACTCACAAGAGAGCCGCTTAAAAACTCTG GATTCAGAGATGCTGAATCGGATTTTGGAGATCTACACACAAAGAAAGTGA
- the sec11a gene encoding signal peptidase complex catalytic subunit SEC11A: protein MLLSIPTMLSFDFLDDVRRMNKRQLYYQVLNFGMIVSSALMIWKGLMVVTGSESPIVVVLSGSMEPAFHRGDLLFLTNRVEEPVRVGEIVVFRIEGREIPIVHRVLKLHEKENGDIKFLTKGDNNAVDDRGLYKQGQFWLEKKDVVGRARGFVPYIGIVTILMNDYPKFKYALLFVLGLFVLIHRE from the exons atgctcttATCAATTCCCACGATGTTATCATTTGATTTCCTTGATGACGTGCGTCGCATGAACAAGCGACAG CTCTATTACCAAGTGCTAAACTTTGGTATGATAGTTTCATCGGCTTTGATGATCTGGAAGGGTCTGATGGTGGTCACTGGCAGCGAGAGTCCCATCGTTGTCGTTCTCAG TGGTAGTATGGAGCCGGCTTTCCACAGAGGAGACCTTCTCTTCCTCACCAACCGCGTGGAGGAGCCCGTCCGGGTGGGAGAAATCGTGGTCTTCAGGATAGAAGGCCGAGAGATCCCAATAGTACACAGAGTCTTAAAACTTCATGAAAA GGAAAATGGAGACATTAAGTTCTTGACCAAAGGGGACAATAACGCTGTGGATGACCGAGGTCTATACAAACAGGGACAATTCTGGCTGGAGAAGAAGGATGTGGTGGGACGAGCGCGGGG GTTTGTGCCATACATTGGAATCGTCACCATCCTCATGAACGACTACCCCAAGTTCAAA TACGCCCTTCTCTTCGTGTTGGGTCTCTTCGTGTTGATCCACCGGGAGTGA
- the LOC133152447 gene encoding alpha-protein kinase 3-like — MGSRRTMSRSHSDSGRSGQGNGSAGNNRPGGCSYLSNVRPENRSTLCSVIAQLTQETQPAFLTTLKSRAVSESSNVKFFCVVTGYPIPQLTWYKDDKQMDRFCGLPKYEIFRNGQTHSLHIYNCTVEDAAIYQVSASNSKGIVSCSGVLEVGVMNEFKIHQRYFAKIKQKADGRGKETDGKENQEPIRTISPERSLRKRRSTMEPFLSTPSSTEDDVNKELIPSVCEDSKVRLEEPSEEPVEEKPSSKTCTKTNNENANVGGTAKTPFVKKKIKICSRGERTPEEMRKTSSEELMEVESCKNMTERPNRATFGKLFRKKSSELLRSPESARKDKESLLKRDEKVLGKNPRMLSRLQNSPQQPSSLVTQHTADPGSVDGVLKNKTALPEKIPDQPPQKETKTKQKNPSTQSEVTQAPAWKSRNDAPVNLEPPPDRRLASVDTQPQRKPPSKGEAAINDVRLHFVAPKSPQHRQHHSKGLRESHTVLQKSHPLSFADRQSQADLVAKTSERTEAQGFKKVDSKEGSRAVVRKEKITETAVAPKIQKPEQRNDKIAKEANPMVASDKDKKVSSLKPNSELQSNKQTKIETAGPSKKNEQQATDFQEIPKPVTRVVSVAELMRAQIKALESAATNPAKDISADSGSRAAVGDKSQNLDQSKITIQERTSVPDIKPSKNVDSATPKEHLAQQSHLGEKISQKDRSPSSAIGSLSIERHHDVIAFPSNNYCSDPVNPQEISAKGSVPDGIPENHVDQTSPKDHLATQSHPGNKRTFEEDPSLCPSSVIDPPSMEPNRDATNSTRAGLSKECSDPMNTKEIGTQGRKSAPDGIPQNHVDRTSPKENLMTQNHLGKKRAFQDLSLCPTSVIDPLGMEANGDVTDLNNYSSVPVNSKEVDIQLRKSVLDSTPKKIVDANPPNKHLVTQNNLGKSSTHQEDPSPSPSSVIDPFSIKCNQDVTVIPLAGSSKTSDPVNHKKKATQTPTLNGKRDQGKDLGLVEKFIPDIKFDAEIQQETDRNTSQTLIRENNPVSCSQGMLKVPITSVQGEDLNPEASPVLQKGDSDYFLTPATPRELASGARRKILTSTSKDKPEETNLPSDHQPAKEEFSPLGSMLSTSPGSDSSQRSPLLQQNNDTSPVEKRSPMLGRKNMTVVTNTSSQPSNEDIQNEKTEKDKRDPCKAPQVIRKIRSECFADAMGHLKLWCQFFNILTDSTITWYRDQLEIARIKKSAADESQVNLAIVQAASKDTGIYKCTITNDYGSDSTDFLLGPDSLVGISLRMDHSVGEEIEMAPLVFSKGLADSGVWGSKLFGRVMVHKSCIGEGCANKVWRAQVIYGLEPVFESGHTCILKAQRHIAYGGKEEHYLTDRNLDLVKQECKIQNLAREYCKIFSAEARVIENFGQPLEVIPVYLMYRPANTVPYATVEADLAGVYRKYVVVDHTGKIEMKATSEVELKCCALQHWIFQWTNGNLLITQLKGVDTKITNIGVAVKYTGYQNLQMEGKPQIFEGFVSQHQCNYFCGLLGLRSLKLLDSLMAPAKPKSSRSPLLQRKSQAPGSCSPQTGRRVTGSPRMPRKAEQDAPKCLKATVEV; from the exons GAGCACACTCTGCAGCGTGATAGCTCAACTGACACAGGAAACGCAGCCCGCCTTCCTGACCACGCTCAAGTCCAGAGCCGTGTCAGAGAGCAGCAACGTCAAGTTCTTCTGTGTGGTGACCG GTTATCCTATCCCTCAACTAACTTGGTATAAGGATGATAAACAGATGGACAGATTCTGTGGTCTTCCGAAATATGAAATATTTCGTAATGGGCAAACCCATTCTCTGCATATTTACAA CTGCACTGTGGAGGACGCAGCCATCTACCAGGTATCGGCCAGTAACAGCAAAGGCATCGTATCGTGCTCCGGAGTTCTGGAGGTGGGTGTAATGAACGAGTTCAAGATCCACCAGCGTTACTTTGCCAAGATCAAGCAGAAGGCGGATGGCCGTGGCAAAGAGACCGACGGCAAGGAGAACCAGGAGCCCATTCGTACCATCAGCCCGGAACGCTCGCTGAGGAAGCGCCGCTCCACCATGGAACCCTTCTTGAGCACGCCCAGCTCCACAGAGGATGACGTCAACAAGGAGTTAATTCCATCTGTTTGTGAGGATTCAAAGGTTAGATTGGAGGAACCATCAGAAGAACCGGTGGAGGAGAAGCCTTCTAGTAAAACgtgtacaaaaacaaataatgagAACGCAAACGTGGGTGGCACTGCCAAGACTCCCTTTGTCAAGAAGAAGATCAAAATTTGCTCCAGAGGTGAGAGGACGCCTGAGGAGATGAGAAAGACCAGCTCGGAGGAGCTCATGGAAGTGGAGAGTTGCAAAAACATGACGGAACGTCCAAACAGAGCCACTTTTGGGAAACTGTTCAGGAAGAAAAGCTCGGAGCTGCTTCGCTCTCCAGAAAGTGCAAGGAAAGACAAGGAAAGTCTACTTAAACGTGACGAGAAAGTGTTGGGGAAGAACCCTCGCATGCTCTCCAGACTTCAAAATTCACCTCAACAGCCTTCCAGCTTAGTCACGCAGCACACAGCTGACCCTGGAAGTGTGGATGGAGTCCTGAAAAACAAGACTGCTTTACCTGAGAAGATCCCAGATCAGCCACcacaaaaggaaacaaaaacgaAGCAAAAGAATCCATCCACGCAGAGTGag GTTACACAAGCCCCTGCATGGAAGAGTAGGAATGATGCACCTGTCAACCTGGAGCCTCCACCTGACCGGCGTCTGGCATCAGTAGATACACAACCGCAGCGTAAACCCCCATCgaaaggagaagctgcaataAACGACGTCCGGCTCCATTTCGTCGCACCAAAATCACCACAACACAGACAGCATCATTCCAAGGGATTAAGGGAAAGCCACACGGTGTTACAAAAATCGCATCCCCTTTCATTTGCAGACCGACAAAGCCAAGCTGATTTAGTAGCAAAGACTTCTGAACGGACAGAAGCACAAGGTTTTAAGAAGGTAGACAGTAAAGAGGGTAGCAGAGCAGTGGTGAGAAAAGAGAAGATAACCGAAACTGCTGTTGCACCTAAGATTCAAAAACCAGAACAAAGGAACGATAAAATAGCTAAAGAAGCTAATCCCATGGTTGCgtctgataaagataaaaaagtgTCTAGTTTAAAACCCAACTCGGAATTACAGTCTAATAAACAGACTAAAATTGAAACTGCTGGGCCATCCAAAAAAAATGAGCAGCAAGCCACTGACTTCCAAGAAATCCCCAAACCTGTCACCAGAGTTGTATCTGTTGCAGAACTTATGAGAGCCCAAATAAAGGCTCTTGAGTCTGCGGCAACAAATCCTGCTAAAgacatttctgcagactctggatCACGTGCCGCTGTGGGTGACAAATCTCAAAACCTTGATCAAAGTAAGATTACAATTCAAGAGAGGACGTCAGTACCTGACATCAAACCCAGCAAAAATGTTGATTCTGCCACACCAAAGGAACATCTTGCACAACAAAGCCATCTAGGAGAGAAGATTTCTCAAAAGGATCGTAGTCCTTCATCTGCCATTGGTTCCCTCAGCATAGAACGCCATCATGATGTCATAGCCTTTCCTTCGAATAACTACTGTTCTGATCCTGTGAATCCACAGGAGATTTCAGCTAAAGGGTCAGTACCTGATGGCATACCTGAGAATCATGTTGATCAAACATCTCCAAAGGATCATCTTGCGACACAAAGTCATCCTGGAAACAAAAGGACTTTTGAAGAAGATCCGAGTCTTTGTCCTTCATCTGTCATTGATCCGCCGAGCATGGAACCGAACCGAGATGCGACAAACAGTACCCGGGCAGGTCTTTCAAAGGAATGTTCTGATCCCATGAACACAAAAGAGATTGGAACTCAAGGGAGAAAGTCAGCACCTGATGGCATACCTCAGAATCATGTTGATCGAACCTCTCCAAAGGAAAACCTTATGACACAAAATCATCTTGGGAAGAAAAGGGCTTTTCAAGATCTTAGTCTTTGTCCTACATCTGTCATTGATCCCCTTGGCATGGAAGCAAATGGAGATGTGACAGATTTAAATAACTACTCTTCTGTTCCCGTAAATTCTAAAGAGGTGGACATTCAACTGAGGAAGTCAGTACTTGATAGCACACCTAAAAAAATTGTTGATGCAAACCCTCCAAACAAACATCTTGTAACGCAAAATAATCTGGGAAAGAGTAGTACTCATCAGGAAGATCCAAGTCCCTCCCCTTCATCTGTTATCGATCCCTTCAGCATAAAATGCAATCAAGATGTTACAGTCATTCCCCTTGCAggttcttcaaaaacttctgATCCTGTAAATCACAAGAAGAAAGCAACTCAAACACCAACATTGAACGGCAAAAGGGATCAAGGCAAAGACTTGGGTCTTGTGGAAAAGTTCATCCCAGATATTAAATTTGATGCTGAAATTCAACAGGAAACAGATAGAAATACTTCCCAAACACTGATAAGGGAAAACAATCCAGTCAGTTGTTCACAGGGTATGCTGAAAGTTCCCATTACAAGTGTTCAGGGTGAAGATTTAAATCCCGAAGCCAGTCCGGTATTGCAGAAAGGAGATTCAGATTATTTTCTTACTCCTGCAACTCCTCGAGAATTGGCCTCAGGGGCCCGTCGGAAGATCCTTACTTCTACTTCCAAGGACAAACCAGAGGAGACCAATTTACCATCTGATCACCAACCTGCGAAGGAAGAGTTTTCCCCATTGGGCAGCATGCTTTCCACCAGTCCTGGATCAGACTCTTCTCAACGGTCACCTCTTCTTCAGCAGAACAACGATACATCTCCTGTAGAAAAGCGATCGCCGATGCTGGGAAGAAAGAATATGACCGTTGTGACTAACACATCAAGCCAACCATCCAATGAGGACATCCAAAATGAGAAAACCGAGAAGGACAAACGGGATCCATGCAAAG CCCCTCAAGTTATCCGGAAGATCCGCAGTGAATGTTTTGCCGATGCCATGGGACACCTTAAACTGTGGTGCCAGTTCTTCAACATTTTAACCGACTCAACCATAACTTGGTACAGAGATCAACTGGAGATTGCCCGGATTAAAAAAAG TGCGGCGGATGAAAGCCAGGTCAATCTGGCCATCGTTCAAGCGGCAAGTAAAGACACTGGAATTTACAAATGTACTATCACAAATGACTACGGAAGTGACTCGACTGACTTTCTACTTGGTCCAGACA GCTTGGTAGGGATTTCCCTTCGTATGGACCACAGTG TTGGGGAAGAAATCGAAATGGCGCCACTGGTGTTCAGCAAAGGTCTGGCTGACAGTGGTGTCTGGGGCAGCAAGTTGTTTGGTCGTGTGATGGTCCACAAATCCTGTATTGGCGAAGGCTGTGCCAACAAAGTCTGGAGGGCTCAAGTCATCTATGGCCTTGAGCCTGTCTTTGAGTCTGGTCATACGTGTATCCTCAAAGCCCAACGCCACATCGCTTATGGTGGCAAGGAGGAACACTACCTCACAGACAGGAACTTGGACTTAGTCAAGCAG GAATGTAAAATTCAAAATTTGGCTCGTGAGTACTGCAAAATCTTCTCTGCAGAGGCAAGAGTCATTGAGAACTTTGGGCAACCTCTCGA GGTCATCCCTGTTTACTTGATGTATCGGCCAGCAAACACCGTCCCCTATGCCACCGTGGAGGCTGACCTGGCTGGAGTCTATCGGAAATATGTCGTGGTGGATCATACGGGGAAGATTGAGATGAAAGCCACTTCAGAGGTAGAGCTGAAGTGTTGTGCTCTGCAGCACTGGATCTTTCAATGGACCAATGGGAACCTGCTCATCACCCAACTCAAAG gggttGATACAAAGATCACCAACATTGGAGTTGCAGTCAAATATACAGG aTATCAGAACCTCCAAATGGAAGGCAAACCTCAAATATTTGAAGGATTTGTCTCACAGCACCAGTGCAACTACTTCTGCGGTCTTCTGGGCTTGAGGTCACTGAAACTTTTGGACTCTTTAATGGCACCAGCCAAGCCCAAAAGCTCCAGGAGCCCATTACTGCAACGTAAGAGTCAGGCTCCTGGCTCATGCAGCCCACAGACTGGTCGGAGAGTAACCGGCAGCCCCCGCATGCCCAGGAAGGCTGAACAAGATGCTCCAAAATGCCTCAAAGCTACTGTTGAAGTCTAG